One Dictyoglomus thermophilum H-6-12 DNA window includes the following coding sequences:
- a CDS encoding biotin/lipoyl-containing protein — protein MVKNVIMPKVSDVMENGTVASWLKKEGDKVEKGEPLLEIEVEKAIMEIESEYDGYLRKILVKEGETVPVGTILAYITDTLDENIPE, from the coding sequence ATGGTGAAAAATGTCATTATGCCTAAAGTTAGTGATGTGATGGAAAATGGTACTGTTGCTTCTTGGCTTAAAAAAGAGGGAGATAAGGTAGAAAAAGGCGAGCCTTTATTAGAGATTGAAGTAGAAAAAGCAATAATGGAGATAGAAAGTGAATATGACGGTTATTTAAGAAAGATATTGGTAAAAGAGGGTGAAACAGTACCTGTAGGTACCATTTTAGCCTATATTACTGATACCTTAGATGAGAATATACCTGAGTAA
- a CDS encoding dihydrolipoamide acetyltransferase family protein: MNENNVSKRIPLNTVRRTIAERLSKSKQSIPHFYAVAEVDATNLVEARANFVNEKNIKISYDDFIIKATALSMKEFPLINARFRETEIELLEHINIGFAVALGEEGVVVPVIRDADKKAITQIFEERISLVEKARNRKLRVEDISDRSITVNNVGVFGVRSILAIINPPEVAIVTCGAIQDRVVVVNGEVRIRKMMDITLSADHRVIDGAYGSKFLMKIKEFLESPDLLVSREE; the protein is encoded by the coding sequence TTGAACGAGAACAATGTAAGCAAGAGAATTCCTTTAAATACTGTAAGAAGAACTATTGCCGAAAGATTATCAAAAAGCAAGCAATCAATTCCTCATTTTTATGCTGTAGCTGAAGTTGATGCTACAAATTTAGTTGAAGCAAGAGCTAATTTTGTCAATGAGAAAAATATAAAGATTTCTTATGATGATTTCATAATTAAAGCTACAGCCCTTTCTATGAAAGAATTTCCATTGATAAATGCTCGTTTTAGAGAAACAGAAATAGAGCTTTTAGAACACATAAATATTGGTTTTGCCGTAGCCTTAGGAGAAGAGGGTGTAGTAGTACCTGTTATAAGAGATGCTGATAAAAAGGCTATAACTCAAATATTTGAAGAAAGGATTTCTCTTGTAGAAAAAGCAAGAAATAGAAAATTAAGAGTAGAAGATATCTCTGATAGAAGTATTACCGTGAATAATGTAGGCGTATTTGGAGTGAGATCAATACTTGCTATAATTAATCCTCCAGAAGTAGCTATTGTTACATGTGGGGCTATTCAGGATAGAGTGGTGGTAGTTAATGGGGAAGTAAGAATCAGAAAGATGATGGATATAACTCTCTCAGCAGATCATAGGGTAATAGATGGAGCATATGGATCTAAGTTTCTTATGAAAATAAAGGAATTTTTAGAAAGTCCTGATTTATTAGTAAGCAGGGAGGAATAA
- a CDS encoding zinc-binding dehydrogenase → METIALRMYGKMDLRLEKFELPQIKEDEILAEIISDTSCPSTYKEILQGPDHPRVPKDVDKNPVIVGHEMAGVILKVGSKWKGKYEEGQKFTIQPALLYEKGPVGVLSAPGYSYKYLGGLATKVIIPNEVMEQDCLLIYEGDAFYKASLVEPLSCVVGAVNAQYHTKENSYEHIMGIKRGGKTAILGGAGPMGLAFLAYLIYGPQNPSLLVITDIDDMKLQRAMRAFPKEEVNKRGIDIRFVNPTKDQSYKDIRYDDIFVLYPSPKLVEEADSLLARDGCLNFFAGPTDHNFTACVNFYKVHYDKHHFVATSGGNADDMKIALDLVQRKIIDPSPMITHVGGLNVAKDVLLNFPNIPGGKKLIYTHIRFPLSEIEDFERLSVEGPKELRDIYRDLAQIVRSNNGWWCKEAEEYLLTRGEKIDV, encoded by the coding sequence ATGGAGACAATAGCTTTGAGAATGTATGGAAAGATGGATTTGAGACTTGAGAAATTTGAACTTCCTCAGATTAAGGAAGATGAAATACTTGCAGAGATAATTTCAGATACTAGTTGTCCTTCAACCTATAAAGAAATTTTACAAGGGCCAGATCATCCAAGAGTTCCAAAAGATGTGGACAAGAATCCTGTTATTGTAGGACATGAAATGGCAGGGGTAATTTTGAAGGTAGGATCTAAATGGAAGGGTAAATATGAGGAGGGTCAAAAGTTTACAATTCAACCTGCCTTACTGTATGAAAAGGGTCCTGTAGGAGTGTTAAGCGCTCCAGGCTATTCATATAAATATTTGGGAGGTCTTGCCACAAAGGTTATTATTCCTAACGAGGTTATGGAACAAGATTGCCTTTTAATTTATGAAGGAGATGCCTTTTATAAAGCATCTTTAGTAGAGCCTTTGTCTTGTGTCGTAGGTGCTGTAAATGCTCAATATCATACTAAGGAAAATTCTTATGAGCATATAATGGGGATAAAACGTGGTGGTAAGACTGCAATTCTTGGTGGTGCAGGACCTATGGGACTTGCTTTCCTTGCTTATCTTATCTATGGTCCTCAAAATCCAAGCTTACTGGTTATTACTGATATTGATGATATGAAATTACAAAGAGCTATGAGAGCTTTTCCTAAGGAAGAAGTGAATAAAAGAGGAATAGATATTAGATTTGTAAATCCAACGAAAGATCAATCTTATAAAGATATAAGATATGATGACATTTTTGTTTTATATCCAAGTCCTAAATTAGTAGAAGAAGCGGATTCTCTTCTTGCTAGAGATGGTTGTTTAAATTTCTTTGCGGGGCCTACCGATCATAACTTTACTGCTTGTGTTAACTTTTATAAAGTCCATTATGATAAACATCATTTTGTGGCTACATCTGGTGGTAATGCTGATGATATGAAAATAGCATTAGATCTTGTGCAAAGAAAAATAATAGATCCTTCTCCTATGATTACTCATGTAGGTGGTTTGAATGTGGCAAAGGATGTGCTTTTGAACTTTCCTAACATTCCGGGTGGTAAAAAGTTGATCTATACTCATATAAGATTTCCATTATCAGAAATAGAGGATTTTGAGAGATTAAGTGTAGAGGGACCTAAAGAGTTGAGAGATATATATAGAGATTTAGCTCAAATAGTGAGAAGTAATAACGGCTGGTGGTGTAAAGAAGCTGAAGAATATTTATTGACAAGGGGGGAGAAAATAGATGTGTGA